AGGAGGGAAAGACGGCGTCCTAGCCTTGGATTATTTGTAGGGCCATTTGGGGTAGAGTGTTTGCTTGGGCCAGCATGGCTACCGCAGATTGGGTAAGGATTTGCTCTTTGACAAACGCTGTCATCTCCTGGGCAACGTCAGCATCAGATATGCGCGACTCAGCAGCCTGGAGGTTTTCAGTTTGGATCTGAAGATTGGTGAT
The genomic region above belongs to Deltaproteobacteria bacterium and contains:
- a CDS encoding flagellin, with product ITNLQIQTENLQAAESRISDADVAQEMTAFVKEQILTQSAVAMLAQANTLPQMALQIIQG